The following are from one region of the Salvelinus fontinalis isolate EN_2023a chromosome 5, ASM2944872v1, whole genome shotgun sequence genome:
- the LOC129855467 gene encoding BTB/POZ domain-containing protein KCTD1-like isoform X2 translates to MFQDSRNSSMASRPLVSQSPASPLGSGGIGGIPTPAQLTKTNAPVHIDVGGHMYTSSLATLTKYPESRIGRLFNGTEPIVLDSLKQHYFIDRDGHIFRYILNFLRTAKLLLPDDFKEYSLLCEEARFFQLSPLQAELERWRSEREARSVWRVCECVVVRVAPELGERITLSGDRALIEDVFPEVGDVMCNSMNAGWNHDSTHVIRFPLNGYCHLNSVQVLERLQQRGFEIAGACGGGVDSSHFSEYVLRREGRSNGERGPTLICIKQEALD, encoded by the exons GATAGCCGTAATAGCAGCATGGCCAGTAGGCCGctggtctcccagtcccctgCCTCTCCACTGGGCTCTGGGGGTATCGGGGGCATCCCCACCCCCGCCCAGCTCACAAAGACCAACGCCCCTGTACACATAGATGTAGGAGGACACATGTACACCAGCAGCCTGGCTACACTAACCAAGTACCCCGAGTCacg GATTGGTCGTCTATTCAACGGGACAGAGCCCATAGTGTTAGATAGTCTGAAACAGCACTACTTCATAGACCGAGACGGCCACATATTCCGCTACATCCTCAACTTCCTGCGGACGGCCAAACTGCTCCTCCCTGACGACTTCAAA GAGTACTCTCTACTCTGTGAGGAGGCCAGGTTCTTCCAGCTATCCCCACTACAAGCAGAATTAGAACGCTGGAGGAGTGAGCGCGAGGCCAGGagtgtgtggcgtgtgtgtgagtgtgtggtggtgcgTGTAGCTCCAGAGCTGGGGGAGAGGATCACTCTGAGTGGAGACAGGGCTTTGATCGAGGACGTGTTTCCAGAGGTCGGGGACGTCATGTGTAACTCCATGAACGCAGGCTGGAATCATGACTCTACTCACGTCATACGCTTTCCACTCAATGGATACTGTCACCTCAACTCTGTACAG GTATTGGAGAGGTTGCAGCAGAGAGGGTTCGAGATAGCAGGGGCATGTGGTGGAGGAGTAGACTCCTCCCATTTCAGCGAGTACGTCCTACGCAGGGAGGGGAGGAGCAACGGAGAGCGTGGCCCCACCCTCATCTGCATCAAACAGGAAGCACTGGACTAA